Genomic DNA from Haloarcula marina:
CTCTTGCTGTTTTTCGTCGGACTGGAGTTGAGCGTCGGCGAACTGCTCGCGGACCGTCGCGCGTTCGCCCGCGCCGGGGCCGTCGACGTGGGGGTCAGCCTGCCGCTGGGCTTTCTGGTCGGCATCGTCGCCGGCTTCTCGCCGTTGGAAGCGACGTTTCTCGCGCTGGTCGTCTTCAACTCATCGACGGTCATCATCGCCAAGTCCGTCGTCGACGCGGGGTGGGTCGGCAGTCGGGTCAGCGACGCCGTCTTCGGCGTCGTCGTCGTCGAGGACGTCGTGACTGCGCTCCTGTTCGCCGTCGTCTCGACGCTCGTCGTCGGCGGGTCAGGCGTCACGCTGGCCCGGTCGCTCGTGGTCAGTATCGCCTTCCTTGTGGCGCTCGTGGCGGTTGTCCTCCGCGGGGCCGAACCGGTGCGGCGCGCCTTCGGCCCGCTCCGGGGAGAACTGTTCGTCGTCGCGTCGCTCGGGGCGGCCGCGTTCGTCGCGGGAGTCGGGACGCTCACTCGGACGAGCGAGGCAGTCGCCGCCTTTCTCGTCGGCGGCCTGTTCCAACGCGCGGACCTCCTCGCGGAGGCGGAGCGATACCTCGCGCCGGTCCGTGACGTGTTCGCCGTCGTGTTCTTTCTCTGGGTCGGCGTCCAGACCGACCCCCGGGTGGTCGCCGACGCCGCGCCGTTCGTCCTCGGAATCGGGCTCGTGACGCTCGCGGGCCAACTCGTCAGCGGCTACTACGCGGGCAGAGCGTTCGGTCTGGACGCGGACGCGGCGGTGCGGATGGGGGCCGCGCTGACCCCGCGCGGCGAGTTCTCGCTGGTCATCGCCGCGTTCCTCGCCGTCGAGGGGACGACGCCGACGCTGTCGGAGACGATTCCGGCGATAACCGTCGGCTACGTCCTCCTCACCAGCGTCGGCGGGAGTGTCCTCTTACACCGCGCCGACGACATCGCGGCACTCAGACGACGGCTCCGACCATCGCGTCGATAGCCGAAATCTGCTCGTCGTTGATGGCATGCCCGAGGCCGTCGTACACCCGTTCGGTCACGTCGGCGTCGAGGCGGCGGAAAGCGTCGGCAGTCGTGGCCACGCGGTCGGCCGAGACGTGCGGGTCGTCGTTCCCGCATCCGACGAACACGGGCGTCCCGGAGAGCGACCCGGACCGCTCGGCGGCGGGGTCCGGCCCGAGCAGTCCACCGGCGAGCATCGTCAGGCCGCCGTATCGCTCGGGATTGCCCGCGACGTACTCGCCCGCGAGACTCGCCCCCTGCGAGAAGCCCACGAAGACGGTCCGCTCGCGCGGCACTCCGGCGGCCGCGGCCCGGTCGAGCGTGCGGTCGACGAGCGAAACGGCCGAGGAGAGCCACGGTTCCCGGCGCTCTCTCGGTGCGTCGACCGGACCGGGGAACCACGCTTTGCCCGCCGCTTCGGGTGCGAGATACATCGCGCCGTGGTGGTGGAACTCGTCGGCGAGTCTGAGGAAGTGTCGGGCCGAGTCGCCGCGGCCGTGAAGCAGTACGACGGCGGCCGTCGCGGCTTGGGGCGGCGCGCCCGCGGTGACGATTTCCGCTCCGGCGTGCGGCCCGTCGTCGTTCTCGCTCACCGTCTCACCACGCTGGCATCGACAGCGGCGGCAGTTGCGGGGCAATCATCTCGCGGTCTTCTTCGAGCCACGGCGGCAGTCGGAGCGTGTCGGCGGGTGCGTCGTCCGCCGGGGAGACGCCCAGACCGGGCCGTTCGGTCGCCAGTTCGAACAGGATGCCTCCGGGGTCCCGAACGTACAGCGAGTGGAAGAAGTGGCGGTCCTTCACGCGGGAGACGGTGAATTCCCGGTCGTCGAGCAGGTCCCGCCACTCGCGGAGTTCGGCCTCGCTGTCGACGCTGACGGCGACGTGGTGAATCGACCCCGCGCCCTCGCGGCCGAACGGCGCGTCGTCTTTCAGGATGTCGACGGTCGACCCGCGCTCGGCGACGCGATAGCGCACCGCCTCGGCCGTCTCGTCGACCAGTTCGAACCCGAAGGTATCCAGCAGGCTGGCGGTCACGTACGGACTCATCGACCGAAGGGTGATGCCGCGGACGCCGCGAACGGCCTTCGAATCGGGAACCGGGCCGCCACCGACGGGACGCCCGTGGTCGCCGTCGGCGACGAGTTCGACGTGCGTGCCGTGCGGGTCCCTGAACTGGCGGACGCGCTCGCCGAAGCGAGTTCGGGGGTCGTCAACCTCCGCACCGTGGTCGGCGAGACGGTCGGCCCAGTAGTCCAGAGTCCCCTCGGGGACGGCGAGGAGGAACGAGTGGATGTCGGGGCGGCCGACGCGCCCGGCCAGTTCGGCGGGCGAGGCGAAGAACGTCACCACGGACCCCGGAGTGGCGGCGGCGTCGCCGTAGTAGAGGTGGTAGGTGAACTTGTCCTCGAAGTTGACGGTGCGGACGACCGGTCGAAGACCGAGGCCGCGGACGTAGAAGTCGGCGTTCTCCTGCGGGTCACCGGCGAGTGCCGAAACGTGGTGGATTCCCGGTGTGTCGGAGAGCGTCACTGCCACTCGAACTGGCTGATGGCGTCGCGCCAGTCGTCGGGAATCGCCTGCGGGGCTTCGGCCTCGCGGTCGTAGGTGACCTGCGTGCTCTCGCCGGTGGCGACGACGCCCGCCTCGTCGCGGACCTCGTACTCGAACGGGAAGCTCTTGGTCCCGAGGTTCGGGACCCGAACGCCGACGGTGACGCTGTCGACCGACCGAACCGGCCGTTCGTAGTCGATTTCGAGGTTCGCGACGACGATACCGGTCCCCTCGCCGTCGGCCGCGAGGAACGACCGGTCGCCGCGGCCGACGACTTCGGCGAGGTAGTCGATGCGGGCCTCCTCGAAGTAGGTCCCGTAGCGGACGTTGTTCACGTGGCCGTAGGTGTCGAGGTCGTCGTAGCGGACGTCGACCGCGGTGGTGAACTCGAAACTCATGCCAGCAGCTCCGCGTGCTTCTGTTTTAGCTTGTCCAGTTTCGGCGGGATGGTCATCCGGCAGTAGGCCTGATTCGGGTTCTTCTCGAAGTAGTCCTGGTGGTAGGCCTCGGCGGGATAGAACACGTCGAGCGGTTCGACCTCGGTGACGATGTCGTCGTCGTAGCCCGGTTGAATCTCCTCGATGAACGCCTCGACGGTCTCGCGCTGGTCGTCGTCGTGGTAGAAGACAGCCGAGCGGTACTGCGTCCCCACGTCGTTGCCCTGTCGGTTCAGCGTCGTCGGGTTGTGCGTCGTGAAGAAGACGGCCAGCAGGTCCTCGTAGCTCACCACGTCGGGGTCGTAGGTCACCTGCACGCACTCGGCGTGGCCCGTCTCCTCGCGGCAGACGGCTTCGTAACTCGGATTCTCGACGTGGCCGCCAGCGTACCCTGACACCACGTCCTCGACCCCGTTCACCTGCTTGAAGACGGACTCGGTACACCAGAAACAGCCACCGGCGAACGTCGCTTGCTCGGTCATCGCTAGCCGGTAGGCGCGGGACGCACAAAAGGAGACGGCCAGCGCGTCAGTCGGCCTCAGCGGCCCCGTGCGTGACCGGCCGGGCGCGTCCGTCCGGTGGTGCGCCGTCACCCACCGACCGGGCGGAGTTGCCCACCACTAGCAGACTGCTGGCGGTCATCGCCAGCGCGGCGAACAGCGGGTTCAACGCGCCGACCAGCGCAAGCGGGAGTGCGACGGCGTTGTAACAGAACGCCCACGCGAGGTTCTGCCGGATGCGCCGCCGCGTCGCGGCGGTGTACTCGAACACCCGCGGTACGGCACGGAGGTCGTCGGCGGTGACCACGGCGTCGGCGGCGTCGGCGGCCAGTTGCGTCCCCGAGGCCATCGAGATACCGAGGTCGGCGCGGCCCAGCGCCGGGGCGTCGTTGGCGCCGTCCCCGACCATCGCGACGGTCCCCCGGGACTGCAGTCGGTCGACGACTTCGGCCTTCGCTTCGGGTGGGACGCCCGCGAACACCTCCGAAACCGCCTCGTGGTCGGCGAACCGCGACGCCGCCTCGGGGCTGTCGCCGGTGACGACGACCACCTCGTGGGCCGCCGCGAGGTCGGTGACGACCGCCGCCCACGAGTCGCGCGGCCGGTCGCCCCCGACCACGAGGTCCCGTGCGCGGCCGTCCCACCCGACGAGCGCGGGCACCTGTCCCTCGCTCCGGGCCGCGTCGAACCGCTCAGCGAGTCCCTCCGGGACCGCGAACCCGCAGTCGGCCAACAGGGACTGGGTCCCGACGACGACGCGTTCGCCGTCGACCGTCGCGCTGACGCCTCGGCCGGGATGTCGCTCGAACCCCTCGACGACGGCGTCGTCCGCGGTGGCCGCGTCGGTGACCGCAGACGCCAGCGGGTGGTCGGCGAACTGCTCGACGGCCGCCGCCCGCCGCATCGCCTCCTCATCGGCCCGTTCACGTAGCGTCATCTCGCCCGTGGTCAGGGTCCCGGTCTTGTCGAACGCGACCACGTCGACGGCCGACGCCGTCTCGAACACCGAGCTATCGGTGACGACGATGCCGTCGTCCAAGGCGGTCCGGACGCCGGCGGCCGTCGCCAGCGGCGTCGCCAGCCCCAGTGCGCACGGACAGGAGACGACGAGCACGGCCAGTCCGGTCAGGAGCGCGTCGGTCACCGACGCGCCCAGCGCCAGATGCCCGACGGTCGCGAGGGCGGCCAGTCCGACCACGAGTGGGACGAACACCGCGGCGAGGCGGTCGACGAGTCGCTGGATACCGCCCCGGTCGCTCTGGACGGTCCACAGCAGTTCGGTCAGGCGGTCGACTGTACTCTCTGCCTCGGGACCGACGCGGACCACCAGCGCGCCGTCGGTGACCAGCGACCCGCCGACGACGCTCGACCCGGGGGTCTTCCGCACGGGGACGGCCTCGCCGGTCGTCAGCGACTCGTCGGCGGCGGCGGTCCCCTCGAGGACGGTCCCGTCGACGGGGACGCGTTCGCCGGTCCTGACGAGGAGTTCGTCGCCAGGCCCGAGCGCCGAGATGTCGACCGTCTCGGTCCCGTCTTCGACCCGGCGGCGGGCGGTGTCGACGCGCTGTCTCGTGAGGTCGGTCAACCGCCCGGCCGCGGCACGGCGGACGCGGTCCTGATAGTAGTCGCCGAGCGAGACGGCCAGCACGATGACGGTGGCGACGTCGAAGTACACCTCCGTCTCTCCGAGGAGGATGGCGAGGACGCTGTACCCGAACGCCGTCGTCGCGGCCATCGCCACCAGCAAGTCCATGTTCGGGCGGCCCGCCCGGAGGCTGACGTACGCGCCGCGCAGGAGCGGCCACCCGGTGTAGCCGACGACGACGGCGGTCATCACCGCCATGTTCCACAGGAGGTAGGCACCGGCGGCCCCCCCGAGGTCGACCAACAGGAACCGGTCGGCCAGTCCGAGGTAGGCGGGATAGAGAAAGAGGAGGTACCACAGCATCGTCATCATCCCGAAGAACCCGCCGACGACCAGACGGCCTTCGAGTTCGTGGTCGTCGTCGGCGTCGACGGTCTGGAAACTCGCCTCGTAGCCGGTTCCGGCGACGACGCTCGGCAGGTCGTCTTCCGAGCACAGGTCGGGGTCGTAGGTGAGTTTCATCGTCCCCGTCGCGTAACTGGCCGCCGCGCCGGTGACGCCCTCGTGGTCGGTGGCGCGGGCTTCGAGGAACGTCTCGCAGGTCGCACAGTGCATGCCTTCGACGGAGAGAAATGCCGTCTCCCCCTCTGCGTCGGCCGGGTCCGGACCGGTCTCGGCGTCCGCGACCGACTGCTCTGCGGGGGCGTCCAGCGTCCGGGCGACTTCCAGACAACCGCGACAGCAGAAGGTCCCGGCCACGTCGCTGTCGGCGACGGGCGAGTCGACGGCCAGTCCACAGAGCGTGCAGTCGGTCATGGTCTCACAGCCACGGCATCGGGAGGGGCGGTCTCGGGACGGCGACGCCGAACGCCGCCAGCCCGTTCGAGAGCGGGACCAGCGCGAGGACGAGGAAGACGGCCCCGAGCGCTCGGTGGAACGCCGCCCGACGGGTCGGCGCGAACGACCCGAACGCCGTCCCGTAGGCGAACACGAGCGGTATCGTCCCGAGGCTCAACGCCGCGAGCGAGAGGCCGCCGGTGACGGCAGACCCGCTGGCGAAGGCGTAGAGGAACGCCGGGTACAACAGCGGACACGGGAGCAGTCCGTGCATCGCGCCGAGCGCGACCATCCCCGGACCGTCGACGAGGGCGTCGAGTCGAGCGACAAGCGTCCCAGCGAGTCGCTGGAACAGGGTCCCGACGACCGGAACCGACGACGCGACGTCGACTGCGCTGGCCCGGGTCAGGTAGCCAGCCCCGACTGCGAGGATGAACAGGCCGACGCAGACGCCGACGACACCGCGGACGGTGGTCGCGAGTCGGGCGAGACCGGCGGCGTCGTAGAGCACGCCCCCCAGCAGCCCGAACGCCACGCCGAGGGTCGTGTAACTGAGGCCGCGGCCGACGTTGAACAGGACCTGCTGGCGGATTTCGTGTCCGGAGAGCGGGCCGCCGTCGTCGAGCCGGTCGGCGTAGGTGGTGACCAGCGGGCCGCACATCCCCAGACAGTGGACGCTCCCGAGGAGTCCGAGGCCGGCGAAGGCGGCGACGCCCGCCGTCTCGCTCGCGGTCAGTCCGAGTCCGTCGAGGGGCATCCTAGGCGGTGGTCGCGTCCGAGGGCGACGCCATCAGGAACAGCGCCGCCGCGATGACGACGACGCTGACGAGTGAGAGCGCGACGACGGTCCGACCGGTTCCCTGTAAGTAGTACGCGACGGGCGCGAGGCCCGCGAGAACGAGCAGTGTCACGAGGCGCGGACTCGAAGTGGCCATGAACGCCCGTACGCCGTGGTCCCGTTAAAAAGTGGGTCCCGGTTCTTACTCCGTAGGAACGCCGACCCCCCTTTTTGTGGCTCGGGTGGGTCTCGGCGGAGTATGGGACAGGCACGTACCGACTCCGAGACGACGCGGTCGGACGGTCCGGCGACGACGCTGGGACGGCGGCAGTTCCTCGGGAGCGCCGTCGGCGCGGCCGCGCTGAGCGCAGTCGGCACGGCGACAGCACAGTCGGAACCGGACTACGGCGGATGGTTCGACGACGTCTCGAACTACGACGGCACCGTCGATAGACGGGGACAGGACACCGTCGAGATAACGGTCGGCGCGGAGGGGAACAACGGCGCGTTCGCCTTCGCACCGGCGGCGGTGATGGTCTCCCCCGGAACCGAAGTGGTCTGGACGTGGACCGGCGATGGCGGCGGGCACAACGTCGTCTCCGACGGCGACGGCCCGCTCGACTCCGGTGACCCCGTCGCCGAGAGCGGCACCACGTACAGCCACACCTTCGAGAATGAGGGTATCTTCAAGTACGTCTGTGAGCCACATCTCTCGCTCGGCATGAAGGGGGCCGTCGTCGTCCGACCGGGCGGTGGCGGTGGCGGCGACGCCGGCCAGCAGGGACCCCCGGCGAACCCCGACTACGGCGGATGGTTCGACGACGTCTCGAACTACGAGGGCGAGACGGTCGACCGGACGGGACAGGACACCGTCGAAGTGACGGTCGGCGCGGCGGGCAACAACGGCGCGTTCGCGTTCGACCCCCCGGCAGTCCGCGTCTCGCCGGGGACGGAAGTGGTCTGGACGTGGAACGGCGAGGGCGGGGGCCACAACGTCGTCTCGGACGGCGACGGACCGCTGGACTCGGGCGACCCCGTCGCCGAGAGCGGAACCACGTACAGCTACACGTTCGAGGAGACTGGCATCTACAAATACGTCTGTGAGCCACACCTCTCGCTCGGCATGAAGGGGGCCGTCGTGGTCGGCGGCCCGCCCGGCGGGAGCGGTGGTGACGGCGGCGGTGGCGGTCGGACCGGGTCGCAGGTGTCGGGGCCGACGTGGCTGTTCACCGCTCCGGTCGCGTTTGCCTTCTTCACGCCGCTGTTGTACGCCGCGGCGATGCGGCGGCGACGGCAGACGACGCCGCCGGCCGAGATGGTCGACGCGGACGGGACGGTCCGCGTCGAGGAGGCGGCGGCGACCGACCCCGAGACGGAACTCGGACACGAGGAGTTCGACCCGACGGGGACGGCGGCGCTCATCGCCTTCTACTTCGTCCTCATCGCGCTCCTGTGGGTGTTCATGTACTTCGTCGAGTTCCTCGGTCGCGTCTCCGTGATAGGGTGATATCATGCAGGTCCACAACTTCGAGAAAATCTGGCTCGGTGCAGCGATACTGCTCATCGTCGGCTTCATCGCCACCATCTCCTACGGCACGGTGGGGGCGGGCATCCAGATGGTCGACGACTCGGGCGGACAGATAAGCGCACAGGCGGTCCAGAACGGCGAGTCCGGCACGCAGTTCGACGACCCCGGCGTCGTCAGGCAGAACGACAGCCACTACGTCGTCTACGTCGTCGCCCAGCAGTTCCAGTTCGTCCCCGGGAGCGGCGACAACCCGATTCGCATCCCGGCGGACACGCGCGTCACCTTCCGGGTGACTAGCGCCGACGTGTTACACGGGTTCTCCATCGTCGAGACGAACGTCAACACGATGGTCATCCCCGGACAGGTCGCCGAGGTGACCGTCCGGTTCGACGAACCGGGGACCTACGGCCTCGTCTGTCACGAGTACTGTGGCGCGGCCCACCACACGATGGGTGGGTCCGTCGAAGTCGTGCCACGGTCCCAATACGACTACCAGGAGGTGAGCGACTGATGGTGTTCGTCGATTCCTATCCAAAGACTTCGAAACTCGTCCGCAGCGAGTTCCTCGTCGCGTTCGCCGCGCTCGGACTCGGTGCGCTGTTCGGTATCGTGCAGGCACTCCACCGCACGGGCCTGTTCCGTGGCTTCGTCAGTTCGGCCGACTACTACACGCTGCTGACGGGCCACGGCGTCCTGTTGGCGCTCGTGTTCACGACGTTCTTCATCGCGGGCCTGTTCGCGTGGGCCACGACGAACAGTTTAGAGCGTGAACTGCCACAGCGGCTCTCGTGGTCCGCGTTCTGGCTGATGCTGACCGGGACGGTGCTCGCGGCCGTCGCCATCATCGGCGGCATCGTCGGCGCGCCGACCGTCTTCGGCCACGACCTGCAGGCCGACGTGCTGTTCACGTTCTACGCGCCGATGAAGGCCCACCCCGCGTTCTACGTCGGGGCCGCGCTCATCATCGTCGGGTCGTGGCTCGCCGGTCTCGCGTACTTCAAGTCGCTGTGGGACTGGCGCAGCGAGAACCCCGACGAGCGAATCCCGCTCCGGGCGTTCATGGTCGTGACGACGATGCTGATGTGGTACATCTCCACCATCGGCGTCGCCGTCGAGGTGGTCGCGCTCCTCATCCCGTGGTCGCTGGGCCTCATCCAGAGCGTCGACCCCTTGCTGACCCGGACGCTGTTCTGGTACTTCGGCCACCCCGTCGTGTACTTCTGGCTGATGCCAGCGTACCTGGTCTGGTACACGGTGCTGCCGAAACTGGCTGGCGGGCGACTGTTCAGTGACCCCCTCGCCCGGGTCGTGTTCGTCCTCTTCCTCCTGCTGTCGACGCCGGTCGGGTTCCACCACCAGTACGTCGACCCCGGCATCCCGGAGGGGTTCAAGTTCATCGCGATGACGAACACGATGTTCCTCCTGTTGCCGTCGCTACTGACTGCCTTCACCGTCGTCGCCTCTATCGAACACGGGGCTCGCCAACGCGGCGGTGAGGGGTACTTCGGATGGCTTCGCTCGCTCCCGTGGGGCGACCCGGCTTTCGCCGGGTGTATGCTCGCGGGGCTGATGTTCGCCGCTGGCGGGTTCTCCGGGATGATAAACGCCGGGATGAACATCAACTACCTCATCCACAACACGCTGTGGGTCCCGGGACACTTCCACCTCACCGTCGGCACGGCGTTCGCGCTGACGGCCATGGCCATCAGTTACTGGCTGGTCCCGCAGATTACTGGCAAACGGCTCCGCCAGCGGACGGTGGCGCTCGCCCAGCCCTACGTCTGGTTCGTGGGGATGGCGCTGATGTCCAACGCGATGCACCGGGCCGGGTTGGCGGGTATCCCGCGCCGGACCGCAGAGCCGAACTACGACGAGTTCGCCTTCGAGGGACTCGTCGGAACCGTGGGCGAGATGCGCCTGCAAATCGCCATCGGCGGCCTCCTGCTGTTCCTCGGGGCCGCGATGTTCCTGTTCGTGATGGCCGAGACGTGGCTGGCACACCGCGGCGGGACCCTCTCGGTCAACAGCGAGTTCCCCGACCCGCTGTCGGGGCCGGAACACAGCCCGCGAATCCTCGACAACTACAAACTGTGGACCGCTATCGCGCTGGTGCTCATCGTCATCGCCTACGGGCCGCCGCTCGCGAGCATGGTCGCCGACGGCATCGCGGTGCCCGGAAGCCCGCCGATACCGGTCTAACTCTCCCACCTCCATGCTCGACGACGTCGAAGGCCCGCAGAAGACGCGGTTGGTTCGGCTCCTGATAGTGCTCGCTATCGGCATCCCGATACTCATCGAGGTGATCACCTTCGGTGGCCTCATCGGGCACTACGTGGCCGGGAGCGGCGGTGGAGGCGGAGCGGCCGGGACGCCCACGCCAGCGATAGCGGGAGCGAGCACCGGCGACGAGATACTCGAACAGACACCGGCCGTAGAGCGCATCGACGACGCCACCGTGGTCGTCGCCGAGGACGGCTGGGAGTTTTCCCTCACGGTCGCGGTGAACAACACCGGGCAGGGTCCCTACGAACTCCGCCTCGGACCGGTCACGACCAGAGCGGGCGAAACGGTGGCTGGGAGCGGGCCGACGACGGGCGAACTCGCCGCTGGCGACACCGGGTCGGTGACGGGGCGATGGCTCCTCCCGAAGGGCCAGCGGCCAGACGCCGTCGCAGTGACCGTCGTCACCGGCGACGGGGAACCGACCACCAGCGAGTACACCGTCGAACTCGGCGACATCCCGGTCTCGGCTTGAGTAGGGTCCGGGCTTCGGGGGCTACCGGTCCACGTCGCCCATGATGGGGTCCAGACTCCCGAGCGTCGCCACGAGGTCCGGGACGTACTCGCCGACGGCCATCTCGGGGAGCGTCTGGACGTGCGAGAAGGAGGGGCCGCGAATCTTGAAGCGGGCGGGCGTGTCGGTCCCGTCCGAGCGGATGTAGATGCCGAGTTCCCCCTTCGCGGCCTCGACGGCGCGGTATATCTCCGTGTCCGGGTCGGGCCGAATCGTCCGGGGGACGTTGGCCTGTATCTCGCGGTCGGCCTCGGGCCACCCCCGCAGGAGGTCGGCACACTGCTCGACGATGCGGGCGGACTCCTCGACTTCCCGCAGGCGGACGAGCAGTCGTGAGAAGTTGTCGCCCTCCGATTCGGTGACGACCGACCAGTCGAGTTCGTCGTAGTAGCCGTAGGGGTCGTCGCGGCGCAGGTCGTAGTCGACGCCCGACCCGCGGGCGACCGGCCCGGTACAGCCGTAGGCCTTCGCGGTTTCGGCCGAGAGATGGCCCGTGTCGACGGTCCGTAGCTGGATGATTTCGTTCTCTGTCAGCAGTTGGTGGTACTCTTCGAGTTTCTCCGGGAGACCGTCGAGGAAGGCGTCGATTTTCTCGAAGAACGCGTCCCGTGGCGTCGGAACGTCCCACGCGACCCCCCCGAGGCGGAAGTAGTTGAACATCAGGCGCTGGCCGGTGAGGTCTTCGAGGATTTCCTGGACGAGTTCGCGGTCGCGAACCCCCCACTGGAAGACGGGCGTGAACTCGCCGACGACGTCCAGCGCGTACGTCGCGACGGCGAGCAGGTGGCCGAGGATACGGGAGAACTCGCCGCACATCGTCCGAACGACCTGCGCGTACTCCGGGACTTCGATGCCGACCATCTCCTCGGCGACCCGCGCGTAGGCCCACTCGTTCAGCAGGCCCGCACCGCTCCAGTCCCAGCGGTCGGGGTACGGCATTATCTGGTGGCGGTAGGTCTTCGACTGGCACATCTGTTCCTCACAGCGGTGGATGAAGCCGATGTCCGGGTCGATGGCCGCGACCTGTTCGCCGTCGAGTTCGACGTTCAGGTGGAGGACGCCGTGGGTCGAGGGGTGGTGCGGGCCGACGTTGAGGTGCATCCGGTCCGGCCCGACGCGTTCGTCTTCGAGGAGTCGCTGGTGTTCGCGGAACGTGACGATTTGTGGCTGTCCCTGGTCGTACTCTCGGGAGAGCGGGTGGCCCTGCCACGTCTCGGGCAGGAGGAGGCGGCGGA
This window encodes:
- a CDS encoding cytochrome c oxidase subunit II, producing the protein MQVHNFEKIWLGAAILLIVGFIATISYGTVGAGIQMVDDSGGQISAQAVQNGESGTQFDDPGVVRQNDSHYVVYVVAQQFQFVPGSGDNPIRIPADTRVTFRVTSADVLHGFSIVETNVNTMVIPGQVAEVTVRFDEPGTYGLVCHEYCGAAHHTMGGSVEVVPRSQYDYQEVSD
- the msrA gene encoding peptide-methionine (S)-S-oxide reductase MsrA gives rise to the protein MTEQATFAGGCFWCTESVFKQVNGVEDVVSGYAGGHVENPSYEAVCREETGHAECVQVTYDPDVVSYEDLLAVFFTTHNPTTLNRQGNDVGTQYRSAVFYHDDDQRETVEAFIEEIQPGYDDDIVTEVEPLDVFYPAEAYHQDYFEKNPNQAYCRMTIPPKLDKLKQKHAELLA
- a CDS encoding alpha/beta hydrolase, giving the protein MSENDDGPHAGAEIVTAGAPPQAATAAVVLLHGRGDSARHFLRLADEFHHHGAMYLAPEAAGKAWFPGPVDAPRERREPWLSSAVSLVDRTLDRAAAAGVPRERTVFVGFSQGASLAGEYVAGNPERYGGLTMLAGGLLGPDPAAERSGSLSGTPVFVGCGNDDPHVSADRVATTADAFRRLDADVTERVYDGLGHAINDEQISAIDAMVGAVV
- a CDS encoding heavy metal translocating P-type ATPase, which encodes MTDCTLCGLAVDSPVADSDVAGTFCCRGCLEVARTLDAPAEQSVADAETGPDPADAEGETAFLSVEGMHCATCETFLEARATDHEGVTGAAASYATGTMKLTYDPDLCSEDDLPSVVAGTGYEASFQTVDADDDHELEGRLVVGGFFGMMTMLWYLLFLYPAYLGLADRFLLVDLGGAAGAYLLWNMAVMTAVVVGYTGWPLLRGAYVSLRAGRPNMDLLVAMAATTAFGYSVLAILLGETEVYFDVATVIVLAVSLGDYYQDRVRRAAAGRLTDLTRQRVDTARRRVEDGTETVDISALGPGDELLVRTGERVPVDGTVLEGTAAADESLTTGEAVPVRKTPGSSVVGGSLVTDGALVVRVGPEAESTVDRLTELLWTVQSDRGGIQRLVDRLAAVFVPLVVGLAALATVGHLALGASVTDALLTGLAVLVVSCPCALGLATPLATAAGVRTALDDGIVVTDSSVFETASAVDVVAFDKTGTLTTGEMTLRERADEEAMRRAAAVEQFADHPLASAVTDAATADDAVVEGFERHPGRGVSATVDGERVVVGTQSLLADCGFAVPEGLAERFDAARSEGQVPALVGWDGRARDLVVGGDRPRDSWAAVVTDLAAAHEVVVVTGDSPEAASRFADHEAVSEVFAGVPPEAKAEVVDRLQSRGTVAMVGDGANDAPALGRADLGISMASGTQLAADAADAVVTADDLRAVPRVFEYTAATRRRIRQNLAWAFCYNAVALPLALVGALNPLFAALAMTASSLLVVGNSARSVGDGAPPDGRARPVTHGAAEAD
- a CDS encoding halocyanin domain-containing protein, producing the protein MGQARTDSETTRSDGPATTLGRRQFLGSAVGAAALSAVGTATAQSEPDYGGWFDDVSNYDGTVDRRGQDTVEITVGAEGNNGAFAFAPAAVMVSPGTEVVWTWTGDGGGHNVVSDGDGPLDSGDPVAESGTTYSHTFENEGIFKYVCEPHLSLGMKGAVVVRPGGGGGGDAGQQGPPANPDYGGWFDDVSNYEGETVDRTGQDTVEVTVGAAGNNGAFAFDPPAVRVSPGTEVVWTWNGEGGGHNVVSDGDGPLDSGDPVAESGTTYSYTFEETGIYKYVCEPHLSLGMKGAVVVGGPPGGSGGDGGGGGRTGSQVSGPTWLFTAPVAFAFFTPLLYAAAMRRRRQTTPPAEMVDADGTVRVEEAAATDPETELGHEEFDPTGTAALIAFYFVLIALLWVFMYFVEFLGRVSVIG
- a CDS encoding VOC family protein, which translates into the protein MTLSDTPGIHHVSALAGDPQENADFYVRGLGLRPVVRTVNFEDKFTYHLYYGDAAATPGSVVTFFASPAELAGRVGRPDIHSFLLAVPEGTLDYWADRLADHGAEVDDPRTRFGERVRQFRDPHGTHVELVADGDHGRPVGGGPVPDSKAVRGVRGITLRSMSPYVTASLLDTFGFELVDETAEAVRYRVAERGSTVDILKDDAPFGREGAGSIHHVAVSVDSEAELREWRDLLDDREFTVSRVKDRHFFHSLYVRDPGGILFELATERPGLGVSPADDAPADTLRLPPWLEEDREMIAPQLPPLSMPAW
- a CDS encoding sulfite exporter TauE/SafE family protein, encoding MPLDGLGLTASETAGVAAFAGLGLLGSVHCLGMCGPLVTTYADRLDDGGPLSGHEIRQQVLFNVGRGLSYTTLGVAFGLLGGVLYDAAGLARLATTVRGVVGVCVGLFILAVGAGYLTRASAVDVASSVPVVGTLFQRLAGTLVARLDALVDGPGMVALGAMHGLLPCPLLYPAFLYAFASGSAVTGGLSLAALSLGTIPLVFAYGTAFGSFAPTRRAAFHRALGAVFLVLALVPLSNGLAAFGVAVPRPPLPMPWL
- a CDS encoding acyl-CoA thioesterase, which produces MSFEFTTAVDVRYDDLDTYGHVNNVRYGTYFEEARIDYLAEVVGRGDRSFLAADGEGTGIVVANLEIDYERPVRSVDSVTVGVRVPNLGTKSFPFEYEVRDEAGVVATGESTQVTYDREAEAPQAIPDDWRDAISQFEWQ
- a CDS encoding cation:proton antiporter, whose product is MANPLLVAGAVLLALVALALAAQRIGQSVIPTYILAGVVVGPFGIGLGADTVGVPLPALLALPAALGVVLLLFFVGLELSVGELLADRRAFARAGAVDVGVSLPLGFLVGIVAGFSPLEATFLALVVFNSSTVIIAKSVVDAGWVGSRVSDAVFGVVVVEDVVTALLFAVVSTLVVGGSGVTLARSLVVSIAFLVALVAVVLRGAEPVRRAFGPLRGELFVVASLGAAAFVAGVGTLTRTSEAVAAFLVGGLFQRADLLAEAERYLAPVRDVFAVVFFLWVGVQTDPRVVADAAPFVLGIGLVTLAGQLVSGYYAGRAFGLDADAAVRMGAALTPRGEFSLVIAAFLAVEGTTPTLSETIPAITVGYVLLTSVGGSVLLHRADDIAALRRRLRPSRR